In Labilibaculum sp. DW002, one DNA window encodes the following:
- a CDS encoding AlbA family DNA-binding domain-containing protein has protein sequence MVHYIDKLIREGEHQQQDFKFCITDSRKIAKSLSAFANTDGGKLLIGVKDNGKIAGTKVEEEFHMIKAAAEMYSRPKIEFESKVWNVGGKNVLEITIHPSKDMPHYAENENGKWLAYIRRADENHLANKIQLEVWKRKSKPTGTYLEYTETESLLMEYLKNNEEISQNQFCKIAKISRYKAERILVKLICWKVIQLNFSETGTRYCIKQEAISTH, from the coding sequence ATGGTTCATTATATCGATAAGCTGATTCGTGAAGGCGAGCATCAGCAGCAGGATTTTAAATTCTGCATAACGGATTCCAGGAAAATTGCTAAGTCGTTATCCGCTTTCGCTAACACAGATGGCGGAAAGCTACTGATTGGTGTAAAAGATAACGGCAAAATAGCTGGCACAAAAGTCGAAGAGGAATTTCACATGATAAAGGCAGCTGCAGAAATGTATTCTCGCCCTAAAATTGAATTTGAAAGTAAAGTTTGGAATGTCGGTGGAAAAAATGTTTTGGAAATAACGATACATCCATCTAAAGATATGCCACATTATGCCGAAAATGAAAATGGCAAATGGCTAGCTTATATCCGAAGAGCTGATGAAAATCATTTGGCAAATAAAATTCAATTAGAAGTCTGGAAAAGAAAATCAAAACCAACAGGAACCTATTTGGAATATACAGAGACGGAATCCTTATTAATGGAATATTTAAAAAACAATGAGGAAATTAGTCAAAATCAATTCTGTAAAATTGCAAAAATTAGTAGGTACAAAGCAGAAAGGATCTTGGTAAAATTAATTTGCTGGAAAGTTATCCAATTGAATTTTTCAGAAACTGGCACAAGATATTGTATTAAACAAGAAGCAATCTCTACACATTAA